A single Lactuca sativa cultivar Salinas chromosome 8, Lsat_Salinas_v11, whole genome shotgun sequence DNA region contains:
- the LOC111920121 gene encoding putative calcium-transporting ATPase 11, plasma membrane-type, translated as MEDYLKKDFDFPAKHPSEAALKKWRNAVSLVKNHRRRFRHVADLEKRSIHQNRLSKIKEDLRVTFIAIRAAMRFMDAAAHPQNMTREPHQPRDIKHSEYSKNPDKLASMVRNYDMKALRSLNGVNGIAEVVNVSIDEGVKSTDIPTRQETYGINKYTEKPSKSFFMFIWDALHDLTLIILIVCAIVSIGVGLATEGFPNGIYDGLGILLSILLVVTVTAVSDYKQSLQFKDLDKEKKKIACHVTRDTCRQKVSIYDLVVGDVVHLSIGDQVPADGIFISGYNLLIDESSLTGESDPVIINEKKPFLLAGTKVQDGSAKMLVTAVGMKTEWGKLMETLSEEGEDETPLQVKLNGVATIIGKIGLVFAILTFLVLTVRFLIEKAMRNEFTTWSSADALSMLDYFATAVTIIVVAVPEGLPLAVTLSLAFAMKELMKDKALVRHLSACETMGSSTVICTDKTGTLTTNHMVVTKIFVSGEIKDVKDNAKLPERVSDVLLQGIFECTGSEVVKDKSGKTSILGTPTESAILQYGLDLGGDFETVRREIKMLKMEPFNSAKKKMSVIVTLPEGQTRAFCKGASEIVLGLCDKMIDGNGEVVPLSEEKVKFVTNVIEEFAVEALRTLCLAYLDVEGSFDCEKNLPESGYTLIAVVGIKDPLRPGVKEAVETCLAAGITVRMVTGDNINTAKAIAKECGILTEGGIAIEGPDFRTKTIQELNEIAPRIQVMARSSPTDKHELVKHLKAMSEVVAVTGDGTNDAPALHESDIGFAMGIAGTEVAKEQADVIVMDDDFATIVKVAKWGRAVYINIQKFVQFQLTVNIVALMINFVSACITGSAPLTAVQLLWVNLIMDTLGALALATEPPNDGLMKRQPVKRTDSFITKTMWRNIIGQSIYQMAVLFVLNFAGKPILNLHGPDSTAILNTFIFNTFVFCQVFNEINSREIDKINIFRGMFSSWIFLGVMISTVVFQVIIVEFLGTFASTVPLDWELWGLSIVIGLVSMPIAVVLKCIPVEKTAAVKEQHDGYESLPNGPEIV; from the exons ATGGAAGACTATTTGAAGAAGGATTTTGATTTTCCGGCCAAGCATCCGTCGGAAGCGGCTCTGAAGAAATGGCGCAACGCCGTTTCCCTCGTCAAAAACCACCGCCGTCGCTTCCGTCATGTCGCTGATCTCGAAAAGCGCTCTATTCACCAGAACCGACTTAGCAAAATCAAG GAAGACCTGCGTGTTACCTTCATCGCCATAAGGGCAGCAATGCGCTTTATGGATG CTGCCGCTCACCCTCAAAACATGACACGCGAACCCCATCAACCAAGAGACATAAAACATTCCGAATACAGCAAAAACCCAGACAAACTCGCATCCATGGTTCGTAATTACGACATGAAAGCCTTACGATCCCTTAATGGAGTCAACGGAATCGCAGAAGTAGTCAACGTATCAATCGACGAAGGAGTCAAATCAACCGATATACCTACCAGACAAGAAACATACGGAATCAACAAGTACACCGAAAAGCCTTCCAAGAGTTTCTTCATGTTCATATGGGACGCCCTTCATGATTTGACTCTTATCATCCTTATAGTATGCGCCATTGTCTCAATAGGCGTAGGACTCGCAACCGAAGGCTTTCCAAACGGAATATACGATGGACTCGGAATCTTACTCAGTATTTTACTAGTCGTCACTGTCACTGCTGTCAGCGACTACAAACAATCGTTACAATTTAAAGACCTCGACAAGGAGAAAAAAAAGATTGCATGTCATGTCACTCGAGACACGTGTCGCCAAAAGGTCTCAATTTACGACCTGGTGGTCGGCGACGTCGTCCATTTATCCATCGGCGACCAAGTTCCCGCCGACGGAATATTCATCTCCGGATACAATTTATTAATCGACGAATCTAGTTTAACCGGCGAGAGCGATCCTGTGATCATTAACGAGAAAAAACCGTTCCTACTCGCCGGAACAAAAGTACAAGACGGCTCAGCCAAAATGCTCGTCACAGCGGTCGGCATGAAAACCGAATGGGGAAAGTTAATGGAAACATTAAGCGAAGAAGGAGAAGACGAGACTCCTTTACAAGTGAAACTAAACGGTGTCGCTACTATCATTGGAAAAATCGGATTGGTTTTcgcaattttgacttttcttgtGTTGACTGTGAGGTTTCTCATTGAAAAAGCAATGCGCAATGAGTTTACAACTTGGTCGTCTGCTGATGCTTTGAGTATGTTGGATTATTTCGCAACCGCGGTTACTATAATCGTGGTTGCTGTACCCGAAGGGTTACCTCTTGCGGTTACTTTAAGTCTGGCGTTTGCTATGAAGGAATTAATGAAAGACAAAGCACTTGTGAGACATCTATCTGCTTGTGAGACAATGGGTTCTTCTACTGTTATATGCACGGATAAAACCGGGACTTTAACAACGAATCACATGGTAGTTACTAAAATATTCGTATCCGGTGAAATTAAAGACGTTAAAGATAATGCAAAATTACCGGAAAGGGTATCGGATGTTCTCTTGCAAGGTATATTTGAATGCACAGGTTCTGAGGTGGTGAAGGACAAATCCGGAAAAACTTCAATTTTAGGTACCCCGACTGAATCTGCAATACTACAATACGGGTTGGATCTAGGCGGCGATTTTGAAACTGTACGCCGTGAGATTAAAATGTTGAAAATGGAACCTTTTAATTCTGCTAAAAAGAAAATGTCGGTGATTGTGACTCTTCCGGAAGGTCAAACGCGTGCTTTTTGTAAAGGTGCATCTGAAATAGTGTTGGGATTATGTGACAAAATGATCGATGGAAATGGAGAGGTTGTTCCTTTGTCTGAAGAGAAAGTGAAATTTGTTACGAATGTTATTGAGGAGTTTGCGGTTGAGGCTTTGAGAACTCTTTGTTTGGCTTATTTGGATGTTGAAGGTAGCTTTGATTGTGAAAAAAATCTACCCGAGAGTGGTTACACATTGATTGCGGTTGTTGGAATTAAGGACCCACTTAGGCCGGGGGTAAAAGAGGCAGTTGAAACCTGTTTGGCTGCTGGTATTACTGTTCGTATGGTTACTGGTGATAATATCAACACTGCTAAAGCCATTGCAAAGGAATGTGGTATACTTACCGAAGGTGGCATAGCCATTGAAGGTCCAGATTTTCGAACCAAAACCATCCAGGAATTGAACGAAATCGCTCCTAGAATTCAG gtaatggctaGATCATCACCAACAGACAAACATGAACTTGTGAAGCATCTGAAAGCCATGTCAGAAGTTGTGGCGGTTACAGGTGATGGCACAAATGATGCTCCTGCTTTACACGAGTCTGATATTGGATTTGCCATGGGCATAGCAGGAACCGAG GTTGCAAAAGAACAAGCTGATGTCATCGTGATGGACGATGATTTTGCAACAATTGTAAAAGTAGCAAAATGGGGACGTGCGGTCTACATCAATATCCAAAAATTCGTACAGTTCCAGTTGACTGTAAACATCGTTGCTCTTATGATCAACTTTGTTTCCGCATGCATCACAG GATCTGCACCACTTACAGCTGTCCAGTTACTTTGGGTGAACCTGATCATGGACACATTGGGTGCACTGGCACTGGCCACCGAACCACCAAACGATGGTCTAATGAAACGACAACCTGTCAAGAGAACCGACAGTTTCATCACCAAGACCATGTGGCGGAATATCATTGGTCAAAGTATTTACCAAATGGCTGTCCTGTTTGTTCTCAATTTTGCTGGgaaaccgatcttaaatttacaCGGCCCAGATTCAACCGCCATTCTCAACACCTTTATCTTCAACACCTTCGTCTTCTGTCAG GTGTTTAATGAAATAAACAGCCGTGAGATTGACAAGATTAATATTTTCCGTGGGATGTTTAGTAGTTGGATTTTTTTGGGTGTGATGATATCGACAGTGGTATTTCAAGTAATAATAGTGGAGTTTCTTGGGACTTTTGCAAGCACTGTGCCACTGGACTGGGAACTGTGGGGACTAAGTATTGTGATTGGATTGGTGAGTATGCCGATTGCTGTTGTTTTGAAGTGTATTCCAGTTGAGAAGACAGCAGCTGTTAAAGAACAACATGATGGGTATGAGAGTCTGCCCAATGGCCCCGAAATAGTTTAA